In Leptodesmis sichuanensis A121, the following are encoded in one genomic region:
- the purL gene encoding phosphoribosylformylglycinamidine synthase subunit PurL: MSAFSSAPFSDETIAAEGIKPEEYEEIVHRLGRHPNQAELGMFGVMWSEHCCYKNSRPLLKQFPTQGPRILVGPGENAGVVDVGNGLRLAFKIESHNHPSAVEPFQGAATGVGGILRDIFTMGARPIALLNSLRFGSLDDPRTRRLVNGVVAGIAHYGNCVGVPTVGGEVYFDPAYSGNPLVNVMALGLMETPEIVKSGAKGIGNPVLYVGSTTGRDGMGGASFASAELSDESMDDRPAVQVGDPFLEKSLIEACLEAFKTGAVVAAQDMGAAGITCSTSEMAAKGGVGIELDLDKIPVRETGMVPYEYLLSESQERMLFVAEKGREQELIDIFERWGLHAVVAGTVIAEPIVRILFKGAIAAEIPATALADNTPIYHRELLAEPPDYARQAWEWTDDRLPPCTPEGIEVSDPENSSRHSYSWNEVLLALLSTPTIASKRWFYRQYDHQVQNNTVMLPGGADAAIVRLRPLEIQHSESSDLVAPIPNPQSPTPPSGIAATVDCNSRYVYLHPYEGAKAAVAEAARNLSCVGAEPLAVTDNLNFGSPEKPIGYWQLAEACRGLAEACQEFSTPVTGGNVSLYNETLDADGTPQPIYPTPVVGMVGLIPDLSKICGQGWQAEGDRIYLLGIGVGSFEFSDVSSQLQNSENSKLTTQSSKLLTLGGSEYLATIHHTIAGLPPAIDFALERQVQSTCRAGIQQGWIRSAHDCSEGGLAVALAECCISGGYGAEIKLGIRDQRSGIRDQEAGAQAPIQHPTSNIQNSHRWDHLLFAEGGARMIVSVAAAHQADWEAYLQEHLAGYWQSLGSVGRWQGELTISTEDNLSLIHLNVPTISDRWNTAIEHRLMA, from the coding sequence ATGTCAGCTTTCTCCTCTGCTCCCTTTTCTGACGAAACGATCGCGGCAGAAGGCATCAAGCCGGAGGAATACGAAGAAATTGTGCATCGTCTCGGACGGCATCCCAACCAGGCAGAGTTAGGGATGTTTGGGGTGATGTGGTCGGAGCATTGTTGCTATAAAAACTCTCGTCCCCTGCTAAAACAGTTTCCCACCCAGGGGCCGCGCATTCTGGTGGGGCCAGGAGAAAATGCGGGTGTTGTGGATGTGGGGAATGGCCTGCGATTGGCCTTCAAAATTGAATCCCATAATCACCCATCTGCCGTCGAACCCTTTCAGGGAGCCGCCACAGGAGTGGGTGGCATTCTCCGCGATATTTTCACGATGGGTGCCCGCCCGATCGCCCTGCTCAATTCCCTGCGTTTTGGTTCCCTGGATGATCCCCGCACTCGTCGTCTGGTCAATGGAGTGGTCGCAGGCATTGCCCATTATGGGAACTGTGTGGGAGTGCCAACGGTGGGGGGTGAAGTCTACTTTGACCCGGCCTATTCCGGCAACCCCCTGGTGAATGTAATGGCTCTGGGATTGATGGAAACCCCAGAAATCGTCAAATCTGGCGCTAAAGGGATTGGCAACCCCGTTCTCTATGTAGGTTCCACGACAGGACGAGATGGCATGGGGGGAGCCAGCTTTGCCAGTGCAGAGTTGAGCGATGAATCGATGGACGATCGCCCCGCTGTACAGGTTGGGGATCCCTTTTTGGAAAAATCGTTGATTGAAGCCTGCCTGGAAGCCTTTAAAACGGGGGCCGTGGTTGCCGCCCAGGATATGGGAGCCGCCGGGATTACCTGCTCCACTTCCGAGATGGCGGCCAAAGGAGGCGTTGGCATTGAACTGGATTTAGACAAAATTCCGGTGCGGGAAACTGGAATGGTGCCCTACGAATACCTGCTGTCTGAATCCCAGGAACGCATGCTATTTGTTGCTGAAAAAGGCCGAGAGCAGGAACTGATCGACATTTTTGAACGCTGGGGGTTGCACGCAGTTGTCGCTGGAACCGTAATTGCCGAGCCGATCGTTCGCATTCTGTTCAAAGGCGCGATCGCTGCTGAAATTCCCGCTACTGCCCTGGCTGACAACACCCCCATTTACCACCGGGAACTGCTGGCTGAACCTCCCGACTATGCCCGTCAAGCCTGGGAGTGGACAGACGATCGCCTGCCTCCCTGCACCCCGGAAGGGATCGAGGTATCCGATCCAGAGAATTCATCCCGCCATTCGTATAGCTGGAATGAGGTTTTGTTGGCCTTATTAAGTACGCCCACGATCGCCTCCAAACGCTGGTTCTATCGCCAATACGACCATCAGGTTCAGAACAACACCGTGATGCTACCGGGGGGTGCCGATGCCGCGATCGTCCGTCTGCGTCCACTGGAAATTCAACATTCAGAATCCAGCGATCTCGTTGCCCCAATCCCCAATCCCCAATCCCCAACCCCTCCCTCCGGCATAGCCGCCACTGTGGATTGCAATTCCCGCTACGTTTACCTGCATCCTTATGAGGGAGCTAAAGCCGCTGTTGCGGAAGCGGCCCGAAATTTAAGTTGTGTTGGTGCCGAACCGTTAGCTGTGACAGACAATCTCAACTTTGGCAGTCCGGAAAAGCCGATCGGCTACTGGCAACTGGCAGAAGCCTGCCGAGGGTTAGCGGAAGCCTGTCAGGAATTCAGTACGCCTGTCACCGGAGGCAATGTTTCCCTCTACAACGAAACCCTGGATGCTGACGGCACTCCTCAACCAATCTATCCGACTCCCGTCGTAGGTATGGTTGGCCTGATTCCCGACCTGTCAAAAATTTGTGGGCAAGGCTGGCAAGCAGAGGGCGATCGCATCTATTTATTGGGTATCGGAGTGGGAAGTTTTGAGTTCTCAGATGTAAGTTCTCAGTTACAAAATTCTGAAAACTCAAAACTCACCACTCAAAGCTCAAAACTTCTCACCCTCGGCGGTTCGGAATATCTGGCTACCATTCACCACACGATCGCAGGACTGCCCCCCGCCATTGATTTTGCACTGGAGCGTCAGGTACAGTCCACTTGTCGAGCAGGCATTCAACAGGGCTGGATTCGCTCAGCCCACGATTGCAGTGAAGGAGGACTTGCCGTAGCCCTGGCAGAGTGTTGCATCAGCGGCGGTTATGGAGCAGAGATTAAGCTGGGGATTAGGGATCAGAGATCGGGGATTAGAGATCAGGAGGCGGGAGCGCAAGCACCAATCCAACATCCAACATCCAACATCCAAAATTCCCATCGTTGGGATCATCTCCTGTTTGCTGAAGGGGGTGCCCGCATGATCGTATCTGTGGCTGCGGCTCACCAAGCTGACTGGGAAGCCTATTTGCAGGAACATTTAGCGGGCTATTGGCAGTCCTTGGGAAGCGTTGGCCGCTGGCAGGGAGAGTTAACAATTTCAACAGAAGATAATCTGTCCTTAATTCATTTGAATGTACCGACGATCAGCGATCGCTGGAACACCGCAATTGAACACCGCTTGATGGCCTGA
- the purF gene encoding amidophosphoribosyltransferase: MMPIDFPVEDDSPDRSDVLSGVVPDRPDKPEEACGVFAVYAPGESAAKLTYFGLYALQHRGQESAGIATFTGNQVHLHKEMGLVSQVFNETILNELPGELAIGHTRYSTTGSSRVVNAQPAVVDTRLGPLALAHNGNLVNTPELREELLQNNHNLVTTTDSELIAFAIAEEVNSGKSWLEGAISAFHRCHGAFSLAIGTPEGIIGTRDPNGIRPLVIGTLPPANSADPLRYVLASETCGLDIIGAEYLRDVEPGELVWITAEGLASFHWITQPQPKLCIFEMIYFARPDSVMNSESLYTYRMRIGRILATESPVEADIVIAVPDSGVPAAIGYSQASGIPYAEGLIKNRYVGRTFIQPTQVMRESGIRMKLNPLKDVLAGRRVVLVDDSIVRGTTSRKIVKALRDAGAIEVHMRISSPPVTHPCFYGIDTDSQDHLIAATKSVQEIAAQIEVDSLSYLSWEGMLQATQENPEHFCSACFTGDYPVGIPEPLKRSKLMLETKRPALETVTPV; encoded by the coding sequence ATGATGCCCATTGACTTTCCCGTTGAGGATGACTCTCCTGATCGGTCTGATGTCCTGTCAGGGGTCGTTCCGGATCGGCCAGACAAGCCCGAAGAAGCTTGTGGCGTGTTTGCTGTATATGCACCAGGGGAATCCGCTGCTAAACTCACTTACTTCGGCTTATATGCCTTGCAGCACCGGGGGCAGGAGTCGGCAGGGATTGCCACCTTTACGGGAAATCAGGTGCATCTCCACAAGGAGATGGGACTGGTATCGCAAGTGTTTAATGAAACGATTTTGAACGAGTTGCCAGGAGAACTGGCGATCGGTCATACCCGTTACTCAACAACAGGTTCCAGCCGGGTAGTGAATGCTCAACCAGCCGTGGTGGATACCCGTCTGGGGCCATTGGCTTTAGCTCACAACGGGAATCTGGTGAATACACCGGAACTGCGGGAAGAGTTGCTGCAGAACAATCACAATCTGGTGACTACCACTGATTCCGAGTTAATTGCGTTTGCGATCGCGGAAGAAGTCAACAGCGGCAAATCCTGGTTAGAAGGCGCAATCAGTGCGTTTCACCGTTGTCATGGAGCCTTTAGTCTGGCGATCGGGACACCGGAGGGCATCATTGGCACCCGCGACCCCAATGGCATTCGACCTCTGGTAATTGGCACCCTGCCGCCAGCTAACTCTGCCGATCCCCTGCGCTACGTGCTGGCTTCCGAAACCTGTGGTCTGGACATCATTGGGGCCGAATACTTGCGAGATGTAGAACCGGGAGAACTGGTTTGGATCACGGCAGAAGGGTTGGCCTCCTTCCACTGGATCACGCAACCTCAGCCCAAGCTCTGTATCTTTGAAATGATCTACTTTGCCCGTCCCGATAGTGTGATGAACAGTGAAAGTCTGTATACCTATCGGATGCGGATTGGCCGGATTCTGGCTACGGAATCTCCGGTAGAGGCAGATATTGTGATTGCAGTACCCGATTCGGGCGTACCAGCGGCGATCGGCTATTCTCAAGCATCTGGGATTCCCTATGCCGAAGGGCTGATCAAAAACCGCTATGTGGGACGCACCTTTATTCAACCAACTCAAGTGATGCGGGAATCTGGCATTCGCATGAAGCTGAATCCGCTAAAGGATGTGCTTGCTGGGAGGCGGGTGGTGCTTGTGGATGATTCGATCGTGCGGGGTACCACCAGTCGCAAAATTGTGAAAGCCTTACGGGATGCTGGCGCGATCGAAGTTCATATGCGGATTTCTTCTCCTCCCGTAACCCATCCCTGTTTCTACGGCATTGACACCGATAGCCAGGATCACCTGATTGCGGCTACCAAGTCGGTACAAGAAATTGCAGCACAGATTGAAGTGGATTCCCTCAGCTATCTCAGTTGGGAAGGGATGCTACAGGCCACTCAGGAAAATCCGGAGCATTTCTGTTCAGCCTGTTTTACCGGAGACTATCCGGTCGGCATTCCTGAGCCTCTGAAGCGATCGAAACTGATGCTGGAAACGAAGCGTCCTGCCCTGGAAACCGTGACCCCAGTTTAA
- the glyA gene encoding serine hydroxymethyltransferase, with protein sequence MTQTNLDFLAQSDPAIANIINHELQRQRDHLELIASENFTSAAVLAAQGSVLTNKYAEGLPGKRYYGGCEYIDQVEQLAIDRAKQLFGAAHANVQPHSGAQANFAVFLSLLEPGDTIMGMDLSHGGHLTHGSPVNVSGKWFKVQHYGVSPETEQLDYDQVRELALQHRPKLIICGYSAYPRIIQFDKFRAIADEIGAYLLADIAHIAGLVATGHHPNPLPHCHVVTTTTHKTLRGPRGGLIMTQDPELGKKLDKAVFPGTQGGPLEHVIAAKAVAFGEALQPEFKTYSAQVIENARAMANQLQVRGFKIVSGGTDNHLMLVDLRSIGMTGKVADQLVSGVNITANKNTVPFDPASPFVTSGLRLGSPAMTTRGMGATEFTEIANIIADRLLHPEDESVAQDCRRRVADLCDRFPLYPHLTIPVPALA encoded by the coding sequence GTGACTCAGACCAACCTAGACTTTCTTGCCCAATCCGATCCAGCGATCGCCAATATCATCAACCATGAATTGCAACGGCAACGGGATCACCTGGAGCTCATAGCCAGCGAAAACTTTACCTCTGCGGCAGTGCTGGCGGCTCAGGGGTCGGTGTTGACCAATAAATATGCCGAAGGGCTGCCCGGTAAGCGCTATTACGGTGGCTGCGAATATATCGATCAGGTCGAGCAACTGGCGATCGATCGGGCTAAACAACTCTTTGGAGCCGCCCATGCCAACGTGCAACCCCACTCCGGTGCTCAAGCCAATTTTGCTGTTTTCCTGAGCCTGCTGGAACCGGGAGACACGATTATGGGCATGGACTTGTCTCACGGAGGCCACCTGACTCACGGTTCGCCTGTGAATGTGTCTGGCAAATGGTTCAAGGTGCAGCACTATGGGGTTAGCCCGGAAACTGAGCAACTGGACTATGACCAGGTGCGGGAACTGGCCTTACAGCACCGTCCCAAGTTAATCATCTGTGGTTACTCGGCTTATCCCCGCATCATCCAATTTGATAAATTCCGGGCGATCGCGGATGAAATCGGAGCTTACTTGCTGGCAGACATTGCCCATATTGCCGGACTGGTTGCTACCGGCCATCATCCCAATCCTCTACCCCACTGCCATGTCGTCACCACGACCACTCACAAGACCTTGCGGGGGCCACGAGGCGGTCTGATCATGACTCAGGATCCGGAACTGGGTAAAAAACTGGATAAAGCAGTGTTCCCCGGCACCCAAGGTGGCCCTCTGGAACATGTGATTGCAGCGAAGGCGGTTGCTTTTGGAGAAGCTTTGCAACCGGAATTCAAAACCTATTCGGCCCAGGTGATTGAAAATGCCCGGGCGATGGCGAATCAACTCCAGGTACGCGGCTTCAAGATTGTCTCTGGTGGCACCGATAATCACCTGATGCTGGTGGATTTGCGATCGATCGGCATGACGGGCAAAGTAGCCGATCAGCTCGTCAGCGGAGTCAATATTACGGCCAACAAAAATACGGTTCCCTTTGATCCCGCATCTCCCTTTGTCACCAGCGGCTTGCGCCTGGGATCGCCAGCCATGACTACACGGGGTATGGGAGCGACGGAGTTTACCGAAATCGCTAACATTATTGCCGATCGCCTGTTGCATCCAGAGGATGAGTCCGTTGCGCAGGATTGCCGTCGGCGGGTGGCAGATCTGTGCGATCGCTTTCCCCTCTATCCTCATCTCACCATTCCTGTCCCAGCCCTGGCCTGA
- a CDS encoding ISNCY family transposase, whose protein sequence is MESLPLSFAVLLSYLRQVVEQIADPRQPSNGTRYKLSDGILGAFSVFFMQCESFLEHQRQMQSQRGKDNAQSLFGIAQIPSSAQIRNLLDEVAAVGLFAVFFQVYAALMRGGYFKSYQQWNGDLLVALDGTEYFKSQKIHCQYCSSRTHKNGKVTYVHQAILPAIVAPDQPQVIALVPEFVTPQDGHEKQDCEVAAAKRWISTHAARFGTQGITLLGDDLYSHQPLCEHCLQHQLSFIFTCLPQSHPALYDWLGYLDANGEVKTLEQAQWNKRTKEIYRYRYVNQIPLRDTQPALQVNWCELTVVRESDGKVLYTNAWVTDHDLTPATVPHVVSAGRSRWKTENENHNVLKTKGYHLEHNFGHGQHHLAATLLTLNLLAFLFHTVLHLVDLSYQQIRHKRGTRRGFFQDILALTKYLWFESWQHLLNFMLSDSPPAQTADSS, encoded by the coding sequence ATGGAGAGTCTGCCCCTGAGTTTTGCTGTGTTGCTGAGCTATCTACGTCAAGTCGTGGAACAGATTGCTGACCCGCGACAGCCGAGCAATGGAACGCGCTACAAGCTGAGCGATGGGATTTTGGGGGCGTTTTCGGTGTTCTTCATGCAATGTGAATCGTTTCTAGAGCATCAGCGGCAGATGCAAAGTCAGCGGGGCAAAGACAACGCCCAAAGTTTGTTTGGGATTGCCCAGATTCCGAGTTCAGCGCAAATCCGCAATTTGTTGGATGAAGTGGCAGCGGTGGGATTGTTTGCCGTGTTTTTCCAGGTTTATGCCGCTTTGATGCGAGGGGGATATTTCAAATCCTATCAGCAATGGAATGGAGATTTGTTGGTGGCATTGGATGGCACGGAGTACTTCAAGTCGCAGAAGATTCACTGTCAGTACTGTTCGAGTCGAACCCACAAGAATGGCAAGGTCACTTACGTTCATCAGGCGATTTTGCCAGCGATTGTCGCGCCTGATCAACCGCAGGTGATTGCGTTAGTCCCAGAGTTTGTCACCCCGCAAGATGGGCATGAGAAGCAAGACTGTGAAGTGGCAGCCGCCAAACGGTGGATCAGCACTCATGCGGCTCGGTTTGGAACTCAAGGGATAACCCTGCTTGGAGATGACCTCTATAGCCATCAACCCCTGTGCGAACACTGCTTACAGCATCAACTCAGCTTTATTTTTACGTGTCTGCCACAGTCGCACCCTGCCCTCTACGACTGGCTGGGCTATTTGGATGCCAACGGCGAAGTCAAAACCTTAGAACAAGCGCAGTGGAACAAACGCACGAAAGAAATTTATCGCTACCGCTATGTCAATCAAATTCCGCTGCGCGACACCCAACCTGCTTTGCAAGTCAACTGGTGTGAACTCACAGTGGTGCGCGAATCAGACGGCAAAGTCCTCTACACCAATGCCTGGGTGACTGACCACGACCTGACTCCCGCAACGGTGCCCCACGTGGTCAGCGCTGGCAGAAGTCGGTGGAAGACTGAGAACGAAAATCATAACGTCCTCAAGACCAAGGGCTATCATCTCGAACATAACTTTGGCCATGGTCAACACCATCTAGCTGCTACTCTGCTCACCCTCAATCTCTTGGCATTCCTCTTTCATACCGTCTTGCATCTCGTTGACCTCTCCTATCAGCAGATTCGCCACAAGCGAGGGACGCGCAGGGGCTTTTTCCAAGATATTTTGGCGCTCACCAAATACCTCTGGTTTGAAAGTTGGCAGCATCTCCTCAATTTCATGCTCTCTGATTCCCCGCCTGCTCAAACTGCTGATTCCTCTTAG
- a CDS encoding glycosyltransferase family 4 protein, with the protein MTQYWYHLTAFLVAALVVLWATPQVKKFGLKWRLVDRPGGRKIHRRPMVRLGGVAIFAGALVSLLVVWWLGGFGIQTPQKEYEIWGVAIGGIAFFLIGLADDLLTLPAITRLVAQLTVAALVWQAGVQIEFLTMPYVGLVQLHDWISLPITVIWLVGMANAINMIDGLDGLAAGVAGIAATVMLIVALFMNQPAAALIAAALAGACLGFLRYNFNPAQIFMGDGGAYFIGFTLAGVGIIGLVKAVTTVAVLLPYLILAVPILDIFTVVVARLRRGQSPFKADKRHLHHRLLQAGLSQRLAVLFIYSLTLWAGTLALAVSNMPSGWGYAFGATLLLSFTSWQVWKTAKQ; encoded by the coding sequence ATGACTCAATACTGGTATCACCTCACTGCTTTTCTCGTTGCCGCACTGGTTGTCCTTTGGGCCACGCCCCAGGTGAAGAAGTTTGGCCTTAAATGGAGACTCGTCGATCGACCGGGTGGACGAAAAATCCATCGTCGTCCCATGGTGCGGTTAGGTGGGGTGGCCATTTTTGCTGGAGCCTTAGTCTCGTTGCTGGTGGTCTGGTGGTTGGGCGGATTTGGCATTCAAACTCCCCAAAAAGAGTATGAAATCTGGGGGGTGGCCATTGGCGGGATTGCCTTCTTTCTCATTGGGCTGGCAGACGATCTATTAACGTTACCGGCCATTACCCGATTAGTAGCCCAGCTAACCGTTGCAGCTCTGGTCTGGCAAGCGGGAGTGCAAATTGAATTTTTAACCATGCCCTATGTCGGCTTAGTTCAGTTGCATGACTGGATTAGTTTGCCAATTACCGTCATCTGGCTGGTGGGGATGGCCAATGCCATTAATATGATCGACGGTTTAGATGGGTTGGCGGCTGGGGTAGCTGGCATCGCGGCTACCGTGATGCTGATTGTCGCCTTGTTTATGAACCAACCCGCGGCGGCTTTGATTGCTGCGGCCCTGGCTGGAGCCTGCCTTGGCTTTTTACGGTACAACTTCAATCCAGCCCAAATCTTTATGGGAGACGGAGGGGCTTATTTTATTGGCTTCACGTTAGCCGGAGTCGGGATTATTGGCCTGGTGAAAGCGGTCACAACCGTAGCCGTCCTGCTGCCCTATTTGATTCTGGCAGTACCCATTCTAGATATCTTCACCGTTGTGGTGGCTCGTCTGCGTCGGGGTCAATCCCCCTTCAAAGCCGACAAACGCCACTTACATCACCGTTTGCTACAGGCCGGACTATCGCAACGACTGGCCGTTCTGTTTATCTATTCCCTGACCTTGTGGGCCGGAACGCTGGCTCTGGCCGTTTCTAATATGCCCAGTGGCTGGGGATATGCCTTCGGAGCCACGTTACTTTTAAGCTTTACCAGTTGGCAGGTCTGGAAAACAGCGAAGCAGTAG
- a CDS encoding competence/damage-inducible protein A: MKSAEIICVGTELLLGDILNTNAQFLAQELARLGIAHYYQSVVGDNPERIQRVVRTACDRAQLLIFTGGLGPTPDDLTHATLADCFGVPLVEHPEILEDMARKFAARGRTMTPNNHKQALLPEGAQVLTNSGGSAPGIIWQPRSDVTILTFPGVPAELKVMWQEVAIPYLKAQGWVTSTVHSRLLRFWGISESALAEKVQPFFDLQNPTVAPYANLGEVKLRITALADSETAAQALIAPVEQQLRELGGLDCYGADEDSLASVVGELLQTKGATLAVAESCTGGGLGAMLTQVSGSSSYFWGGVISYDNSVKVGLLGVNPQDLADQGAVSHTVAQQMAAGVRDRLNTTWGLSITGIAGPTGGSPEKPVGLVYIGLAGANGVQSYEHRFGAIRGREWVRHLSACTALDHLRRSLLNESSQF; the protein is encoded by the coding sequence GTGAAGAGCGCTGAGATTATTTGCGTTGGAACGGAGTTACTGCTGGGCGATATTCTGAATACGAATGCCCAGTTTTTGGCGCAGGAGTTAGCGCGGTTGGGGATTGCTCATTACTATCAATCGGTGGTAGGAGATAATCCAGAGCGGATTCAGCGGGTCGTCAGAACAGCCTGCGATCGTGCCCAACTGTTGATCTTCACGGGCGGTTTGGGACCAACCCCTGATGACCTGACCCATGCCACGCTGGCTGACTGCTTTGGGGTGCCGCTGGTTGAACATCCAGAGATCCTGGAGGACATGGCTCGCAAATTTGCCGCCAGGGGACGCACCATGACCCCCAATAACCACAAGCAGGCGCTCTTGCCAGAAGGCGCTCAGGTGTTGACCAATTCGGGAGGCAGTGCTCCGGGCATCATCTGGCAGCCGCGATCGGATGTCACGATTCTCACCTTCCCCGGTGTGCCTGCTGAATTGAAAGTGATGTGGCAGGAAGTTGCGATTCCCTACCTGAAGGCACAGGGTTGGGTGACCAGCACAGTGCACAGCCGTTTGTTAAGGTTTTGGGGGATTTCCGAGTCCGCTCTGGCTGAAAAGGTACAGCCCTTTTTTGACTTGCAAAATCCTACTGTGGCTCCCTACGCCAATTTGGGAGAAGTAAAACTGCGGATTACGGCACTCGCTGACTCGGAAACCGCTGCCCAGGCTCTGATCGCCCCCGTTGAGCAACAACTCCGGGAACTTGGGGGATTGGATTGTTATGGAGCCGATGAGGATAGTTTGGCCTCGGTTGTAGGAGAATTACTGCAAACGAAGGGAGCTACTCTTGCTGTCGCTGAATCCTGTACGGGAGGTGGCTTGGGGGCTATGCTGACGCAAGTATCGGGAAGTTCCAGCTATTTCTGGGGAGGTGTCATTTCCTACGACAACTCAGTCAAAGTCGGGCTATTAGGCGTTAATCCTCAGGACTTGGCAGACCAGGGAGCCGTCAGCCACACTGTGGCTCAACAGATGGCCGCAGGGGTACGCGATCGCCTCAACACCACCTGGGGACTCAGTATTACTGGAATTGCTGGCCCTACGGGAGGCAGTCCAGAAAAACCAGTTGGCCTGGTTTACATTGGGTTGGCCGGAGCCAACGGCGTGCAGAGTTATGAACATCGTTTTGGAGCCATCCGGGGACGGGAATGGGTTCGCCACCTGAGTGCCTGTACTGCTCTGGATCACCTGCGGCGATCGCTCCTGAATGAAAGTTCTCAGTTTTAA
- the aroQ gene encoding type II 3-dehydroquinate dehydratase, producing MIKILVLHGPNLNLLGMREPGIYGSVTLAEINQKLQTAATSLGAEVTCLQANSEGALVDAIHSAWGIQQGLLINAGAYTHTSIAIRDAIAAVNIPTVEVHLSNIYRREEFRHHSYIAPIAIGQISGFGAESYYLGLQALVHHLQVTGI from the coding sequence TTGATCAAGATTTTGGTTTTACACGGGCCAAACTTGAACTTGTTGGGAATGCGCGAACCCGGCATTTATGGTTCAGTGACATTGGCTGAGATTAATCAGAAGTTGCAAACGGCAGCAACTTCTTTGGGGGCTGAAGTAACGTGCTTACAAGCTAATTCTGAAGGTGCTCTGGTTGATGCGATTCATTCTGCCTGGGGCATCCAGCAAGGTTTGTTAATTAATGCAGGCGCTTATACCCATACCAGTATTGCGATCCGGGATGCGATCGCCGCCGTTAACATCCCTACGGTTGAAGTTCATCTCAGCAATATCTATCGTCGCGAAGAATTCCGTCACCACTCTTACATTGCCCCCATTGCGATCGGGCAGATTAGTGGCTTTGGCGCTGAGAGCTACTATCTGGGATTACAAGCCTTAGTTCATCATCTTCAGGTAACTGGAATCTAA
- a CDS encoding allophanate hydrolase-related protein, giving the protein MEFVELAVNGTLMRGLELNGNMYLVGAKFVREAYTEPNYCLWSIADRHPAMQRVTTGGHTIAVEIWSVPVAGIATLLLLEPPGLCMGKVRLSTGEEVLGVLGEALLCEGQKDITVWGGWRAYIANCLPESGKEVA; this is encoded by the coding sequence ATGGAATTTGTTGAATTGGCCGTCAATGGCACTCTGATGCGTGGCCTGGAACTGAATGGCAATATGTACCTAGTTGGTGCCAAATTTGTTCGCGAGGCATACACCGAACCAAATTATTGCCTCTGGTCGATTGCCGATCGCCATCCAGCGATGCAGCGAGTGACTACTGGAGGACATACGATCGCTGTGGAGATCTGGTCTGTTCCAGTGGCTGGGATCGCAACCTTGCTGTTGTTGGAACCCCCTGGCCTTTGCATGGGTAAAGTGCGTCTCTCTACGGGGGAAGAAGTGTTGGGGGTATTAGGGGAAGCCCTCTTATGTGAAGGTCAGAAAGACATTACAGTTTGGGGTGGATGGCGGGCTTATATCGCGAATTGTCTTCCTGAATCAGGCAAGGAGGTTGCATGA
- a CDS encoding DUF4089 domain-containing protein codes for MTEPISSAAEYIDQAAAVVGLPIPPEYHQGVVENFERIRVVAQLVMEFPLPEETEIAPVFEP; via the coding sequence ATGACTGAACCCATTTCCAGTGCTGCAGAATATATCGATCAGGCCGCTGCAGTCGTTGGCCTGCCTATTCCTCCGGAGTATCATCAGGGCGTAGTTGAGAATTTTGAGCGCATCCGGGTAGTCGCTCAACTCGTCATGGAATTCCCCCTTCCCGAAGAGACGGAAATCGCCCCTGTCTTTGAACCCTGA